The stretch of DNA CGTGGGCGAGCGACAGGGCGACGCCCAGGATCGCCGCGATCGAGACGGGGTTGCTCAGGCCCGCTCGCACGAACCCCCACGGGGTCGCCCGGCGCCCCTCCTCCATGCTGAGGAGCGTGACCGCCACGGGCGTCATGACCATGAGCTGCAGCATGATCGTGGGCAGCGCGAAGGCCACGTCACCGGCGACGTACGCCGCGATCGGCAGGCCCAGGTAGCCCGAGTTCGCGAACGAGGAGGCGAGACCGCCCACCACGACGTGCTTGCCGGAATGGCCCCGCCACCGCGCCCACGGCACGTAGACCAGCAGCACCGCCACCACGCCGATCGCGGCCACGAGGAACCACGGCCCGAAGACGGTGGCCAGGTCCGTGGAGCCGAGGATCTCGATCAGCAGGGCGGGCGTGGCGACGTAGTAGACGAGTCGCGCGAGCACCACCTGGCTGGACTCGTCGAGCACCCGCGTCGCGGCGAGGAGGTATCCCACACCGATCAACGCGCCGATGACCGCGAAGCCCTCGAGAGCTCCGGTCACGCGTCAGGCGTCGAGGTCCGCGGCGAGGCGGCGCAGCAGCTGCGCGACCTGGTGGGCACGCTTGCCCTCGGGGTGGCGGCCGTGACGGTAGCCCTCACCGAGTCCGTCGAGCAGGTTCACGAGGTCCTCGACGATGACGACCATCTCCTCGGGCGACTTGCGTCGCGCGTGGGCCTGCGCCTGCGAGACCGAGGGGGTGGGATCGAGCACGCGCACCTGGAGGGCCTGGTCGCCGCGGCGGCCGGCGGCGATGCCGAACTCCACGCGCGTGCCGGCCTTCAGCGTGGTCACGCCTTCGGGCAGCGCGTCGGAGCGGACGTAGACGTCCTCACCTTCCTCGCGGCTGAGGAAACCGAACCCCTTCTCGGGGTCGTACCACTTGACCTTGCCGGTGGGCATGACCGTTCCTTTGCGTTCTCGGAGTGCGACCCCTGCAGTCTAGTCGGCTGGCGCCGCCGCGGTGCTCGCGCCGCTCAGGCCTCATCGTCGAAGTCGACCGAGATGGTCTGGAAGCCCTTGTGCCGCTGCATCCGGGCGTACTGCGCGTAGGCGCGGCGGTCGCCCGCCGTCAGGACGACGTTGTCGGTGAACGGCGTCAGCAGGGCTCGCGGGTACAGGTGACGGCGGCGCACGACGTTGATCTGCAGGCCGAGCACGATCGTGGAGGTCAGCAGGAACAGCAGCGCGATGAGGCCGAGGACGAGGGCGAAGGTCTGGTTCATCGAGGTCGCCCGGGCGATGACGCCCTGCACGTAGGCGTCACCGACGTACTGCAGGACCTGCCAGCCGAGGGCGCAGAACAGGGACCCCGGCAGCACCGACCGCCAGGAGGCGCGGCGCAGGCTCACCAGCTTGAACACCGTGATGAAGATGCCCCACGAGACGAGGAAGCCGACCACGCGCATGACCAGGCCGAGGTCGGGCAGGTGGTCGATCCCGACGACCTCCGGGTTGTCCACGATCGAC from Aeromicrobium phoceense encodes:
- a CDS encoding AEC family transporter, encoding MTGALEGFAVIGALIGVGYLLAATRVLDESSQVVLARLVYYVATPALLIEILGSTDLATVFGPWFLVAAIGVVAVLLVYVPWARWRGHSGKHVVVGGLASSFANSGYLGLPIAAYVAGDVAFALPTIMLQLMVMTPVAVTLLSMEEGRRATPWGFVRAGLSNPVSIAAILGVALSLAHVDLPRFVDEPISLLGAMAIPSAVLAFGVALRFGPRIGHGNRSEVALVTVLKILWQPLVTYLVARYGLGLDAYEVAGVTVMAALPTAQSVFVYAAQFGRGEVLARDSVVITTVVSLPVMVLLAAVLVP
- a CDS encoding cold-shock protein, which encodes MPTGKVKWYDPEKGFGFLSREEGEDVYVRSDALPEGVTTLKAGTRVEFGIAAGRRGDQALQVRVLDPTPSVSQAQAHARRKSPEEMVVIVEDLVNLLDGLGEGYRHGRHPEGKRAHQVAQLLRRLAADLDA
- a CDS encoding YihY/virulence factor BrkB family protein; translated protein: MNIVAGIDRFQRQHPVLGFPIAVIYKFFDDQGPYLAAIMTYYSFIALFPLLLIASSVLGFVLQDDPDLQQRLLDTALAQFPIVGDELGRPGGLTGSTSAIVVGSLAALYGALGVGQSTQNAANVAWGVPRNSRPNPIMMRLRSFVVLGIGGLGIAVVAILQSIVDNPEVVGIDHLPDLGLVMRVVGFLVSWGIFITVFKLVSLRRASWRSVLPGSLFCALGWQVLQYVGDAYVQGVIARATSMNQTFALVLGLIALLFLLTSTIVLGLQINVVRRRHLYPRALLTPFTDNVVLTAGDRRAYAQYARMQRHKGFQTISVDFDDEA